Proteins found in one Triticum aestivum cultivar Chinese Spring chromosome 4D, IWGSC CS RefSeq v2.1, whole genome shotgun sequence genomic segment:
- the LOC123096977 gene encoding IST1 homolog, translated as MGFLRKFSKQTRKLKSLLELTVSRVAIARKPRLARKSIASGDVCQLLSLGQTDRALQRVEQVIKEDNMLEALGIIELYCKCLVKKADQLDKPKECSEEVKEAAAGLIFAAKRCSDLPELQSARKILADKFGDDFTADAKVGTAVVDPMLVWKLSGDTTSISLKKKVTKEIAAENNISLDLSKSP; from the exons ATGGGATTCCTCAGGAAGTTCTCCAAGCAGACCCGCAAGCTCAAGTCCCTTCTCGAGCTCACCGTCTCACGTGTAGCCATCGCCCGCAAGCCGCGCCTTGCTCGCAAGTCCATTGCCTCCGGCGACGTCtgccagctcctctccctcggccAAACCGACCGCGCTCTCCAGCGT GTAGAGCAGGTCATAAAGGAGGACAACATGTTGGAGGCGCTCGGCATCATAGAGCTCTACTGCAAGTGCCTTGTCAAGAAAGCCGATCAGCTAGACAAGCCCAA GGAATGCAGCGAGGAGGTAAAGGAAGCGGCTGCCGGCCTCATATTTGCTGCCAAGCGGTGCAGTGACCTGCCGGAGCTGCAGTCTGCCCGCAAGatcctcgccgacaagttcggcgacgATTTCACTGCCGACGCCAAGGTGGGCACCGCGGTCGTCGACCCGATG CTGGTGTGGAAGTTGTCCGGAGACACGACAAGCATTAGCCTGAAGAAGAAGGTGACCAAAGAGATCGCCGCCGAGAACAATATCTCGCTGGATTTGTCCAAGTCCCCATAA